The following proteins come from a genomic window of Leptospira bandrabouensis:
- a CDS encoding ABA4-like family protein yields MNPSLIFKIANAITVFAWLVLIFSPNQVRVIRLLRVFVSGLLLGGVYVISIIIGNGQTEGNFSSLESVRLLFANDYFLLAGWIHYLAFDMFIGTWETEDAIKEKINRWILVPILALTFYFGPAGWLLYLILRFMNRKLAKKGNTT; encoded by the coding sequence ATGAACCCTTCCTTAATATTTAAAATTGCCAATGCAATTACCGTATTTGCTTGGTTAGTATTAATTTTTTCACCCAATCAAGTTAGGGTGATTCGTCTGTTAAGAGTATTTGTTTCAGGTCTTTTACTCGGTGGGGTGTATGTAATTTCCATTATCATTGGAAATGGTCAGACTGAAGGAAACTTCTCTAGTTTAGAATCGGTGAGATTATTATTTGCCAATGATTACTTTTTACTCGCAGGTTGGATCCATTACTTAGCGTTTGACATGTTTATAGGAACTTGGGAAACAGAAGATGCCATCAAAGAAAAAATCAACCGGTGGATCTTAGTTCCCATTTTGGCCTTAACATTTTACTTTGGCCCTGCAGGTTGGCTCTTGTATTTGATTTTAAGATTTATGAATCGCAAGTTGGCTAAAAAGGGAAACACCACCTAA
- a CDS encoding TetR/AcrR family transcriptional regulator gives MKPAKKKQSQPKPTSSSSSKSSAYHHGNLREEVLEHSKKVLEREGVSSLSLRDIATDLGVSHTAPYRHFPKKMDLLQALVTEGFRELSEGMKRAWEYSEDPLEKIKMAGIEYIFLLLKNPRRTELMFGGEIYVSGDPISDELSEWGKAAYLGMFEIVEFGQKQLKLKNSIPTDTLMMSFWSGVHGFAVLNERKWKQIKSKDEEERFRKEVNQILDIMIEGTRL, from the coding sequence ATGAAACCAGCCAAAAAAAAACAATCTCAGCCAAAGCCAACTTCTTCCAGTTCCTCCAAATCGAGTGCTTATCACCACGGTAATCTCCGGGAGGAGGTTCTAGAACATTCAAAAAAGGTTTTGGAACGGGAAGGTGTTTCTTCCCTAAGCCTTCGAGACATTGCGACCGACCTAGGTGTGAGTCATACCGCCCCTTACCGACATTTTCCCAAAAAAATGGATTTGCTCCAAGCCCTTGTGACAGAAGGATTTCGAGAACTAAGTGAAGGTATGAAAAGAGCCTGGGAATATTCAGAAGATCCGTTGGAAAAAATAAAGATGGCCGGCATAGAATATATTTTTCTTTTACTGAAAAATCCAAGAAGAACAGAACTTATGTTTGGTGGAGAAATTTATGTTTCTGGAGATCCTATATCTGATGAGTTGAGTGAATGGGGAAAGGCCGCTTATTTGGGAATGTTTGAAATTGTGGAATTTGGTCAAAAACAACTGAAGTTAAAAAATTCTATTCCTACGGATACTTTAATGATGAGTTTTTGGAGTGGGGTCCATGGTTTTGCTGTTCTAAATGAAAGAAAGTGGAAACAAATCAAATCCAAAGACGAGGAAGAACGATTTAGGAAGGAAGTAAATCAGATTTTAGATATTATGATCGAGGGAACCCGTTTGTAA
- a CDS encoding DUF6272 family protein, with protein sequence MRKYGNFKSANLINEEPDSIIQIHLKPLDLMRYWRRIGILSDFIGYFYGFSFLPNVPTESMDMKNSEIVNSISTVFNELLENAAKYSYEKKADIDISLIHRGSTFEMLVRNKTNDTNVLAYEASLKEIFSAKDLESLYIDKLESNENDSHHSGIGLIMVLKDYPVEMEVSLESEGEYTMITSRVIYFTNGFPRS encoded by the coding sequence ATGCGAAAATACGGCAATTTTAAATCTGCAAATCTCATCAACGAAGAACCAGATTCCATAATTCAAATCCATTTAAAACCATTGGATTTAATGCGTTATTGGCGCCGAATCGGTATCCTATCTGATTTTATTGGCTACTTTTATGGTTTTTCTTTTTTACCTAATGTTCCAACCGAATCAATGGATATGAAGAATTCGGAAATAGTTAATTCCATCTCTACAGTGTTTAACGAACTTCTGGAAAATGCTGCAAAATATTCTTATGAAAAAAAAGCAGATATCGATATATCATTAATCCACCGCGGAAGTACATTCGAAATGTTGGTACGCAATAAAACAAATGATACAAATGTATTGGCTTATGAAGCCAGTTTAAAAGAAATTTTTTCGGCAAAAGACTTGGAAAGTTTGTATATCGATAAACTCGAATCCAACGAAAATGATTCTCATCATTCTGGTATTGGATTGATTATGGTTTTAAAAGATTACCCTGTTGAAATGGAAGTTTCTCTGGAATCGGAAGGAGAATATACAATGATTACCAGCAGGGTCATCTACTTTACAAACGGGTTCCCTCGATCATAA
- a CDS encoding adenylate/guanylate cyclase domain-containing protein translates to MDNESILEEERAKYAELEVLYQNIIDHSTEIENELLENNKKIQMYLDRMRRYLSPQLYEMITGSEVETSISHQRRKLTIFFSDIVGFTTITDSIEPEILSDCLNKYLDVMSSIAIKYGGTIDKFIGDAIMIFFGAPSFDNDKVHALNCVKMAIEMRDSLPALAEYWRQSGINHNLTCRIGINTGYVTVGNFGTNERMDYTIIGGPVNVASRLENASDAGEILISNATKSLIDEFIDTKAKGEIVVKGVHTPIETFQVIGLKNDQEKKENPFLKFDADGFLLKPLHFDKLSTNPEERRLMQYALEKALAALR, encoded by the coding sequence ATGGACAATGAATCAATTTTGGAGGAAGAACGAGCCAAGTATGCAGAGTTGGAAGTACTTTACCAAAACATCATTGATCATTCGACAGAGATCGAAAACGAACTTTTAGAAAACAACAAAAAGATCCAAATGTATTTGGATCGCATGCGCCGTTATTTATCACCACAACTCTATGAAATGATTACTGGTTCTGAAGTGGAAACTTCCATTTCTCACCAAAGAAGAAAACTTACAATCTTCTTTTCAGACATTGTTGGATTCACAACCATCACCGACTCGATAGAGCCAGAAATTCTTTCGGACTGTTTGAATAAATATTTGGATGTGATGTCAAGTATTGCCATCAAATATGGTGGAACCATAGACAAATTTATCGGGGATGCCATTATGATTTTTTTTGGCGCCCCATCTTTTGACAACGACAAAGTCCATGCATTAAACTGCGTAAAAATGGCCATTGAAATGCGGGACAGTTTACCAGCATTAGCGGAATATTGGAGACAATCTGGAATTAACCATAACCTAACTTGCCGTATTGGAATTAATACTGGCTATGTGACTGTAGGAAATTTTGGAACCAATGAAAGGATGGACTACACCATCATCGGTGGTCCTGTCAATGTAGCATCACGGTTAGAAAATGCCTCAGATGCTGGGGAAATCCTTATTTCCAATGCCACCAAATCACTCATAGACGAGTTCATTGATACAAAAGCAAAAGGTGAAATCGTAGTGAAAGGGGTTCATACACCAATTGAAACCTTTCAAGTGATCGGTTTAAAAAACGATCAAGAAAAAAAAGAAAACCCATTTCTAAAATTCGATGCAGATGGTTTCCTTCTCAAACCATTACATTTTGATAAACTGAGCACTAACCCCGAAGAACGAAGATTAATGCAATATGCATTAGAAAAAGCGCTTGCGGCTTTGAGATAA
- a CDS encoding PP2C family protein-serine/threonine phosphatase, whose amino-acid sequence MPQSPSNENRFVLSDYYKKQLKEIAYQGEFRAETFATKFRFFFLGFLVIFATLGLLSGRPPVEFYYQISAILVLLCYNFVVLYSLKKSGKYLNIFKFLSSFLEITLLTFVTGYTAYSQKNPSLVYAAPMIYVFFILIALASIRNNTKTIIFAVIVLLVEYASLTIYFYPDMNDLNAKLMDLSQYLKPDFLETNSSFFLVSAVPMGIFLILLYMVVTGGLILYAILNTSRTTQEQADLIFNTEKQAILEENMRLGMELDVARQIQAMVLPRNEELKEIQELEISARMDSANEVGGDYYDVVHHEDGTVYIGIGDVTDHGLASGVVMLMTQSAFITTLRSKVISLRESLRSINSILFSNIHVRMNDIRNLTLSLFSYKNGVFTTAGQHETIMVYRHASKKTEIIDTVDNGMLVGLTESIDEFIHEKPIPLQAKDIILLYTDGATEAENPKREQFGSNRLIESLERHAELGSTDAILDAIFKDIYVFIDGMDVYDDITIMIMRKRG is encoded by the coding sequence ATGCCGCAATCTCCTTCCAACGAAAATCGATTCGTCCTTTCGGACTATTACAAGAAACAGCTAAAAGAGATTGCTTACCAGGGAGAATTCCGGGCCGAAACCTTTGCGACAAAGTTCCGATTTTTCTTCCTGGGGTTTTTGGTTATCTTTGCAACTCTTGGTCTACTATCTGGACGGCCACCCGTTGAGTTCTATTACCAAATTTCCGCAATCTTAGTACTTCTATGTTATAATTTTGTTGTTCTATACTCTTTAAAGAAATCGGGAAAGTATCTCAACATCTTTAAATTTCTGTCTTCCTTTTTAGAAATCACCCTACTGACATTTGTTACAGGGTATACGGCATACTCCCAAAAAAACCCGAGCCTTGTGTATGCGGCTCCAATGATTTATGTTTTCTTCATTCTCATTGCCCTTGCTTCGATACGTAATAATACTAAGACTATCATTTTTGCCGTCATTGTCTTGTTAGTAGAGTATGCTTCCTTAACAATCTACTTCTACCCAGACATGAATGATTTGAACGCAAAGCTCATGGATTTGTCTCAGTATCTCAAACCAGACTTCTTAGAGACAAACAGCTCTTTCTTCTTAGTCAGTGCTGTTCCTATGGGAATTTTTCTCATCCTTCTGTATATGGTTGTTACAGGTGGTTTGATTTTATATGCTATCCTAAATACTTCAAGAACCACTCAAGAACAAGCAGACTTAATTTTTAATACAGAAAAACAAGCCATCCTAGAAGAGAATATGCGACTGGGAATGGAATTGGATGTTGCAAGACAAATCCAAGCGATGGTATTACCCCGTAATGAAGAATTAAAAGAAATCCAGGAACTTGAAATTTCTGCCCGAATGGATTCTGCCAATGAAGTGGGTGGAGATTATTACGATGTAGTACACCACGAAGATGGAACCGTTTATATCGGAATTGGTGACGTAACAGACCACGGTCTTGCATCCGGTGTTGTGATGTTAATGACACAGTCTGCCTTTATCACAACCTTACGCTCCAAAGTGATTTCTCTTCGCGAATCACTTCGTTCCATCAACTCCATTTTATTTTCGAATATTCATGTCAGAATGAACGATATTCGTAATCTTACTTTATCATTATTCTCGTATAAAAATGGAGTGTTTACTACTGCGGGGCAACACGAAACCATTATGGTATATCGACATGCTTCGAAAAAAACCGAAATTATTGATACAGTCGACAACGGTATGTTAGTTGGTTTAACAGAATCTATCGATGAATTCATACATGAAAAACCTATTCCACTCCAAGCTAAAGACATTATTCTTTTGTATACTGATGGTGCCACTGAAGCAGAAAACCCCAAAAGGGAACAGTTTGGTTCTAATCGGTTAATTGAGTCATTAGAACGTCATGCAGAACTCGGCTCCACTGATGCAATTTTAGATGCAATTTTTAAAGATATTTATGTTTTTATCGATGGTATGGATGTTTATGACGATATCACGATTATGATCATGAGAAAAAGAGGATAA
- a CDS encoding GNAT family N-acetyltransferase gives MSQIKVHLATTEEDRNKIFRLRYDIYVQEMNRVQVYADHEAKMIKEPFDDTGHLFLAETEEGECIGTVRINFRKDGSLECEDLYEMELFRPFYPDKVSMSTKLMVKSEYRHTAAASMLCMKIYEHARENGIVIDFIDTNPHLVRLYNQVGYRMYKKNIHHPEYGIVIPMVFLLDDNEYLKQIHSPFLRLAKRYPAGTELAHLFETKFTDYKDIRPLFSMDGDEVWQNIVHDMMLPPSQFLSFLRGFTEEESKKLLSMLDLIDYEDGDIVFHQNQESQGLFCVLEGSVEVVVNREDGIRSTISILNQGEIFGELGFVAKSNRNADIIVRDHAKLLILTPNEFQKLEIQSPTLAVKLLTNLFVILAQRFNEMSRRMLEFRRLYEMGGKGP, from the coding sequence ATGAGTCAGATCAAAGTCCATTTGGCCACAACGGAAGAGGATCGTAACAAAATCTTCCGTTTGAGATACGATATTTATGTTCAAGAAATGAACAGGGTCCAAGTCTACGCCGACCATGAGGCTAAAATGATTAAGGAGCCTTTTGACGATACAGGCCACCTTTTCCTCGCAGAAACGGAAGAGGGGGAGTGCATCGGAACAGTTCGTATTAACTTCCGAAAGGATGGAAGTTTAGAATGCGAAGATTTATATGAAATGGAACTTTTTCGTCCCTTTTATCCTGACAAAGTTTCTATGTCCACCAAACTCATGGTTAAAAGCGAATACAGACATACGGCCGCAGCCAGTATGCTTTGTATGAAAATTTATGAACATGCCAGAGAAAATGGAATCGTAATCGATTTTATTGATACTAACCCTCATTTGGTCCGCTTGTACAACCAAGTGGGATACCGAATGTACAAAAAGAACATTCATCATCCTGAATACGGAATTGTGATACCTATGGTATTTCTTTTGGATGATAATGAATATCTAAAACAAATTCATTCACCTTTCCTTCGTTTAGCGAAACGTTATCCTGCGGGTACCGAACTTGCCCATTTATTTGAAACAAAGTTCACTGATTACAAGGACATCCGCCCTCTCTTCTCTATGGATGGGGATGAGGTTTGGCAAAATATTGTTCATGATATGATGCTTCCTCCGAGCCAGTTTCTTTCTTTTTTAAGAGGATTCACGGAAGAGGAATCAAAAAAATTATTATCCATGTTGGATCTCATTGACTATGAAGATGGAGATATCGTATTCCATCAGAACCAAGAAAGCCAAGGTCTCTTTTGTGTTTTAGAAGGAAGTGTGGAAGTAGTTGTCAATCGAGAAGATGGAATTCGTTCTACTATATCGATTCTTAACCAAGGGGAAATTTTTGGAGAATTAGGTTTTGTAGCAAAGTCAAACCGTAATGCGGATATTATTGTTCGAGATCATGCTAAATTACTAATTTTAACACCAAACGAATTTCAAAAATTGGAAATCCAAAGTCCGACTCTTGCTGTCAAACTTCTCACCAACTTATTTGTCATCTTAGCACAGAGGTTTAATGAAATGTCCCGCCGCATGCTCGAATTTAGAAGGTTGTACGAGATGGGCGGTAAGGGGCCTTAA
- a CDS encoding slr1659 superfamily regulator: protein MEIKDLDYNIQYDEATKTVKFAGSIRLQNLPAYEPIKLFLRDVAKLCQGSLLTMDFRDLQFVNSSGITTLSMFIIDSRKSAAYQIKIQGSLNISWQSKSLSNFKKLWDQVVLEIS, encoded by the coding sequence ATGGAAATCAAAGACTTAGATTACAATATACAATACGACGAAGCCACTAAGACTGTCAAATTTGCAGGTTCCATCCGATTACAGAACTTACCCGCTTATGAACCCATAAAATTATTTTTAAGAGATGTTGCGAAACTATGCCAAGGTTCTTTATTAACAATGGACTTTAGAGATTTACAATTCGTGAACAGTTCCGGTATCACAACTCTCTCTATGTTCATTATTGATTCAAGGAAAAGCGCAGCTTACCAAATCAAAATCCAAGGATCTTTAAATATATCTTGGCAGTCAAAATCCCTTTCCAATTTCAAAAAACTTTGGGATCAGGTAGTTTTAGAAATCTCCTAA
- a CDS encoding slr1658 superfamily regulator, with product MNQKSPIIIGEYHIIPENLPADGQLRLIFQPIDMTTYWRRCGLTANFVAGFYSYCYEASETKANSLSTIINELLENASKFSKAREGRINVELKQYGNLLRIDVLNVASKTLRDSFELFVNKLLSENVEEMYFSTLETKEDGDTKSGLGLLMMLKDYPVRFGYSFNEIDADTHEITVRAIINVEEI from the coding sequence TTGAATCAAAAGTCACCCATCATTATCGGGGAATATCACATCATTCCAGAAAATTTGCCTGCTGACGGCCAACTTCGATTGATTTTCCAACCAATCGATATGACTACGTATTGGAGACGTTGCGGACTCACGGCTAACTTTGTTGCAGGATTTTATTCTTACTGCTATGAAGCGAGTGAAACGAAAGCGAACTCCCTCTCTACCATCATTAACGAACTTTTAGAAAATGCTTCTAAATTTTCGAAAGCCAGAGAAGGTAGAATCAACGTAGAATTAAAACAATACGGAAATCTTTTAAGAATTGATGTTTTAAATGTGGCGTCAAAAACCTTACGAGATAGTTTTGAGCTTTTTGTAAATAAACTCTTGTCGGAGAACGTGGAGGAGATGTATTTTTCTACACTCGAAACCAAAGAAGACGGTGATACCAAATCTGGTCTCGGGTTACTGATGATGTTAAAAGACTATCCAGTACGTTTTGGTTATAGTTTCAATGAGATCGATGCCGATACTCATGAAATCACGGTAAGAGCAATTATCAACGTAGAAGAGATATAA
- a CDS encoding class I SAM-dependent methyltransferase, protein MSENLYTQKISIQDEMPRLSAQANLLKLLLDPFLDSISFDKESGLALDAGAGPGVLTSFLMKKNPNLHWSACDISEEMVQYCKLGYPKVDWKVSDVRALDYPDNHFDFIFNSMVLIHIKEPEKALKEFYRVLKPGGKVLIHCPNDKSFTGPKVLLDMVAKHATIHPADRFVMEKVPGIMEQLGFHLVTRTDFVASNDGNDDKPLVDYPKIHLGMMTGWSMMSFMGHPEGMQDLYSRLQSEYMSNRVKFTINLETHLYQK, encoded by the coding sequence TTGAGCGAAAACCTATACACACAAAAAATATCCATCCAGGATGAGATGCCAAGATTGTCTGCCCAGGCAAATCTCCTAAAACTCCTCCTTGATCCTTTTTTGGATTCCATTTCCTTTGATAAGGAATCTGGCTTAGCTTTGGATGCAGGCGCAGGCCCTGGTGTACTCACTAGTTTCCTCATGAAAAAAAATCCTAACCTCCATTGGTCCGCCTGTGATATTTCAGAAGAAATGGTTCAGTATTGTAAATTGGGTTATCCAAAAGTAGACTGGAAAGTCTCTGACGTCAGGGCTTTGGATTATCCAGACAATCATTTTGATTTTATTTTTAATTCTATGGTCCTCATCCATATCAAAGAACCGGAAAAAGCCTTAAAAGAATTCTACCGAGTTTTAAAACCGGGAGGAAAAGTTCTCATCCATTGCCCTAACGATAAATCCTTTACTGGTCCCAAAGTACTTTTGGATATGGTGGCCAAACATGCTACCATCCACCCTGCGGACAGGTTTGTTATGGAAAAAGTTCCAGGCATTATGGAACAACTAGGTTTTCATTTGGTCACAAGAACAGATTTTGTGGCTTCCAATGATGGTAACGATGACAAACCACTCGTGGATTACCCAAAAATTCATTTAGGGATGATGACAGGTTGGTCCATGATGTCTTTTATGGGACATCCGGAGGGAATGCAAGATCTGTATTCCAGACTCCAATCAGAGTATATGTCCAACCGAGTGAAATTCACTATCAATTTAGAAACGCATTTATACCAAAAATAA
- a CDS encoding LIC_13355 family lipoprotein has translation MQVFTRLKISSYLFLWVLVSFSHCKNSSSSGDNLAALLPLLNLSSDFNFCPKSPLPSEINIATTVVSASANISGFSDKNKAVNGICGSGELVGSLDVYALDITGAGASMILSWGGKTVKNVAGDDFIVYDNSFRVSDESNTYAMDPSVIQVSIDNINYCGFNPSYTGGSVNLMNSWTRFGGLRPVYFNMTTKPFTNGELFTKTNGSFLLGGGDGFDLENLDENDPNDIGCNAALITNIKTNGFKFIKITSAADVNNPNTGNKFPWPPGSYNGSDIDGVVARELQ, from the coding sequence ATGCAAGTATTTACAAGATTAAAAATTTCAAGTTATTTATTTCTTTGGGTTCTTGTATCTTTCTCCCATTGTAAAAACTCTTCTTCTTCTGGAGACAATCTCGCTGCCTTATTACCTTTACTGAATTTATCATCCGATTTCAATTTTTGTCCAAAATCTCCCCTACCTTCGGAAATCAATATTGCCACAACTGTAGTGAGTGCGAGTGCCAATATTTCTGGTTTTTCAGACAAAAATAAAGCAGTCAATGGCATCTGTGGTTCTGGGGAACTGGTTGGCTCTTTGGATGTTTATGCTTTGGACATCACGGGGGCTGGTGCTTCAATGATTCTAAGTTGGGGTGGTAAAACTGTAAAAAATGTAGCGGGTGATGACTTCATCGTGTATGACAACAGTTTTCGAGTTTCGGACGAGTCCAATACCTACGCAATGGATCCTTCTGTGATCCAAGTGTCGATTGATAATATAAACTATTGTGGATTTAATCCAAGTTATACGGGTGGAAGTGTCAACTTAATGAATAGTTGGACCCGTTTTGGAGGATTACGCCCTGTTTACTTTAACATGACCACTAAACCATTCACTAATGGAGAATTATTTACCAAAACCAATGGTTCTTTTTTGTTAGGTGGCGGCGACGGTTTTGATTTAGAAAACCTAGACGAAAATGATCCAAACGACATAGGTTGTAATGCCGCTCTCATTACCAATATCAAAACAAACGGTTTCAAATTTATCAAAATCACTTCAGCGGCCGATGTGAATAACCCCAACACAGGGAACAAATTCCCATGGCCTCCGGGCAGTTACAATGGAAGTGATATCGACGGTGTGGTGGCTCGCGAACTCCAATGA